One stretch of Streptomyces sp. A2-16 DNA includes these proteins:
- a CDS encoding TIGR03767 family metallophosphoesterase, which translates to MSRIRSVASSTLGVHRRTVLAAAGAAAASVGVGYALRPIDSQAATTTGAAGAPVAQTVHRAAAPVEAPLAPYTRGTTVASVAAPRTGSGYRRLGNGPGWSRKVRSDLAAPKAGRAGRRTPLAAFVQLTDLHLMDSQHPMRLEYLRSTDVHAWRPQEALTVPGAISLVERINALRGAPATGAPLQFAMTTGDNTDNNSRTELDWFLTVMSGGRITPNSGDPRHYEGVQNSGLKQYWQPDSTTRDHDKQLGFPHLRGYLAAAIRELNSPGLNIPWYSTVGNHDSLPLGCYGHGDSWLAEYAVGGKKLMSLPASESKKLQDMIRKANDPQGHAFRDLLKAHARSMRSVTPDERRAPYTARDYLTAHLDPAHRGVGPVGHGYSTANLDAGTQYYSFRIADDVVGISLDTTDPGGHYQGSIGTKQLRWLDRTLRENKDSYVVVFSHHTSDSMDNTRPDPAHPGERRHNGQEVVALLGSHSNVLAWVNGHIHRNVIKAHAAPDGRSFWEISTASHIDFPHLARVIELVDNKDGTVSIFTTLIESAAPHRTDFTDLSQTGLAALYRELAYNAPGSSNKLGGASGDRNTELVLKKG; encoded by the coding sequence ATGTCGCGCATACGCTCTGTCGCCAGCAGCACGCTGGGGGTCCACCGCCGTACCGTCCTCGCCGCCGCGGGCGCGGCCGCCGCCTCCGTGGGCGTCGGCTACGCCCTGCGGCCCATCGACAGCCAGGCCGCGACGACCACCGGTGCCGCCGGGGCACCGGTGGCCCAGACCGTGCACCGGGCCGCCGCCCCGGTCGAGGCTCCCCTCGCCCCGTACACCCGCGGCACCACCGTCGCCTCCGTCGCCGCCCCGCGCACCGGCTCCGGCTACCGGCGCCTGGGCAACGGCCCCGGATGGAGCCGCAAGGTGCGCTCCGACCTCGCCGCCCCGAAGGCCGGGCGGGCCGGCCGGCGTACCCCGCTGGCCGCGTTCGTGCAGCTCACCGACCTGCACCTGATGGACAGCCAGCACCCGATGCGCCTGGAGTACCTGCGCTCCACCGACGTGCACGCCTGGCGGCCCCAGGAGGCCCTGACGGTGCCGGGCGCGATCTCGCTCGTCGAGCGGATCAACGCGCTGCGGGGCGCCCCCGCCACCGGCGCCCCGCTCCAGTTCGCCATGACGACCGGCGACAACACGGACAACAACTCGCGCACCGAGCTCGACTGGTTCCTCACCGTCATGAGCGGCGGCCGGATCACCCCCAACTCCGGGGACCCGCGCCACTACGAGGGCGTGCAGAACAGCGGGCTCAAGCAGTACTGGCAGCCCGACTCCACCACCCGCGACCACGACAAGCAGCTCGGCTTCCCGCACCTGCGGGGCTACCTCGCCGCCGCCATCCGGGAGTTGAACAGCCCCGGCCTCAACATCCCCTGGTACTCCACGGTCGGCAACCACGACAGCCTGCCGCTCGGCTGCTACGGCCACGGCGACTCCTGGCTCGCCGAGTACGCCGTCGGCGGCAAGAAGCTCATGTCGCTGCCCGCCTCCGAGTCCAAGAAGCTCCAGGACATGATCAGGAAGGCCAACGACCCCCAGGGGCACGCCTTCCGCGACCTGCTCAAGGCGCACGCCCGCAGCATGCGCTCGGTCACCCCCGACGAGCGGCGCGCCCCCTACACCGCCCGCGACTACCTCACGGCCCACCTCGACCCCGCGCACCGCGGCGTGGGCCCGGTGGGCCACGGCTACTCCACCGCCAACCTCGACGCGGGCACCCAGTACTACAGCTTCCGCATCGCCGACGACGTGGTGGGCATCAGCCTCGACACCACCGACCCGGGCGGCCACTACCAGGGATCCATCGGCACCAAGCAGCTGCGCTGGCTGGACCGGACGCTGCGGGAGAACAAGGACTCCTACGTCGTCGTCTTCAGCCACCACACCAGCGACTCGATGGACAACACCCGCCCCGACCCGGCCCACCCGGGCGAGCGCCGGCACAACGGCCAGGAGGTCGTCGCCCTCCTCGGCAGCCACAGCAACGTCCTGGCCTGGGTCAACGGCCACATCCACCGCAATGTGATCAAGGCCCACGCGGCCCCCGACGGCCGTTCCTTCTGGGAGATCTCCACCGCCTCCCACATCGACTTCCCGCACCTCGCGCGGGTCATCGAGCTGGTCGACAACAAGGACGGCACGGTGTCGATCTTCACCACCCTGATCGAGTCCGCGGCCCCCCACCGCACCGACTTCACCGACCTCTCCCAGACCGGCCTCGCCGCCCTCTACCGCGAGCTCGCCTACAACGCCCCGGGTTCGAGCAACAAGCTGGGCGGCGCCTCGGGGGACCGGAACACGGAGCTGGTTCTCAAGAAGGGCTGA
- a CDS encoding NUDIX hydrolase encodes MRKKLRVAAYAICVRDGQLLLARWINEGRPEWTLPGGGMEHGEDLHDTVLREVEEETGYRVEVTGLLGVRSVRFPSRRRFGRTVDQHHVGLMYEARVTGGELRHEVGGSTDMAQWHDLDAVPALKRVHMVDYGLRLWRERPVAGRPAE; translated from the coding sequence ATGCGCAAGAAGTTGAGGGTGGCGGCCTACGCCATATGCGTCCGCGACGGACAACTCCTGCTCGCCCGCTGGATCAACGAGGGCCGGCCGGAGTGGACGCTGCCGGGCGGCGGCATGGAGCACGGCGAGGATCTGCACGACACCGTGCTGCGGGAGGTGGAGGAGGAGACGGGGTACCGCGTCGAGGTCACCGGCCTGCTCGGGGTGCGGTCGGTGCGCTTCCCGTCCCGGCGCCGCTTCGGCCGCACCGTCGACCAGCACCACGTGGGGCTCATGTACGAGGCCCGGGTCACCGGCGGGGAACTGCGCCACGAGGTCGGCGGGTCCACGGACATGGCCCAGTGGCACGACCTGGACGCGGTACCCGCCCTGAAGCGGGTGCACATGGTCGACTACGGACTGCGGCTGTGGCGGGAGCGGCCGGTGGCCGGGCGGCCCGCGGAATAG
- a CDS encoding pyridoxamine 5'-phosphate oxidase family protein: MGVYHAGSRAVQDQVGVRVQADHVGRSIGRGIREVAAAFLELQPLLVAGAADPATGRVWASPLTGAPGFARATGPHRVTVAGGWLPADPLATAFATPGTPVGTIALDPRTRRRMRLNGRLEPTARGFAIEADQVFSNCPKYLQKRESYEIVPDRRAGEARHGTELTSAQAGFVSAADTFFLASVHEGGADVSHRGGNPGFVRVDSPGELSWRDYPGNSMFLTLGNLAADPRAGLLLLDWTTGTALQLTGEAHTDFGPERRVRFTVRAAVETPSALPLRWSAPEYSPANPDPAD; the protein is encoded by the coding sequence ATGGGGGTCTATCACGCGGGCTCGCGGGCCGTGCAGGACCAGGTGGGGGTGCGCGTCCAGGCGGATCACGTGGGCCGCTCGATCGGCCGGGGCATCCGGGAGGTCGCCGCGGCCTTCCTGGAGCTCCAGCCGCTGCTGGTCGCCGGTGCCGCGGACCCCGCCACGGGCCGGGTCTGGGCGTCCCCGCTCACGGGGGCGCCGGGCTTCGCGCGGGCGACGGGACCGCACCGCGTCACCGTCGCGGGCGGATGGCTGCCGGCCGACCCCCTCGCCACGGCGTTCGCCACGCCCGGCACACCCGTCGGCACGATCGCCCTCGACCCCAGGACCCGCCGCCGCATGCGCCTCAACGGCCGACTCGAGCCCACCGCACGCGGGTTCGCGATCGAGGCCGACCAGGTCTTCTCGAACTGCCCCAAGTACCTCCAGAAGAGGGAGTCGTACGAGATCGTGCCCGACCGGCGCGCAGGGGAGGCCCGCCACGGCACCGAACTCACCTCCGCACAGGCCGGGTTCGTCTCCGCGGCCGACACCTTCTTCCTGGCCTCCGTGCACGAGGGCGGAGCCGATGTCAGCCACCGGGGCGGCAACCCCGGTTTCGTGCGCGTCGATTCACCGGGCGAGCTCAGCTGGCGCGACTACCCGGGCAACTCCATGTTCCTGACCCTCGGCAACCTCGCGGCGGACCCCCGGGCCGGGCTGCTCCTCCTCGACTGGACGACGGGCACGGCACTCCAGCTGACCGGCGAGGCGCACACCGACTTCGGCCCGGAGCGCAGGGTCCGCTTCACCGTACGGGCGGCGGTCGAGACCCCCTCGGCGCTCCCGCTGCGCTGGTCCGCGCCCGAATACTCACCGGCCAATCCGGACCCGGCCGACTAA
- a CDS encoding VOC family protein, with protein sequence MTLRTGHIGLNVTDLDRSLAFYRDVLGFTPLAEGKEEGRRYAFLGDGETLVLTLWQQAEQPYGSDRAGLHHLALEADSIERVREYEQALRAYGADFAHDGVVAHREGAGSGGIFFHDPDGTRLEIFVPSGAEEAPAPSGTAPTCGFF encoded by the coding sequence ATGACCTTGCGCACCGGCCACATCGGCCTGAACGTCACCGACCTCGACCGTTCGCTCGCCTTCTACCGGGACGTCCTCGGCTTCACGCCACTCGCGGAGGGCAAGGAGGAGGGCCGCCGCTACGCCTTCCTCGGCGACGGCGAGACCCTCGTCCTCACCCTCTGGCAGCAGGCGGAACAGCCGTACGGATCCGACCGCGCGGGCCTGCACCACCTCGCCCTGGAGGCGGACTCGATCGAGAGGGTCAGGGAGTACGAGCAGGCGCTGCGGGCCTACGGAGCCGACTTCGCCCACGACGGCGTGGTCGCCCACCGCGAGGGCGCGGGCTCGGGCGGCATCTTCTTCCACGACCCCGACGGCACCCGCCTGGAGATCTTCGTACCGAGCGGCGCCGAGGAGGCACCGGCTCCCTCCGGTACGGCCCCGACCTGCGGGTTCTTCTAG
- a CDS encoding CGNR zinc finger domain-containing protein: MSAARDPRPLTGEPLALDLLNTRWMSEGTLQDLLTDVDGLAVWLASAGLGGDHVPDDRMLRHVRQARQALQAAVDGSLEEGAPLVDAVLQHGRVRIALTPQGAVEHPELSDPAWGPAWLAARDYLELLRTAPDRIRSCAHESCVLHFLDTSRNGTRRWCSMATCGNRAKASRHYARSKDA; the protein is encoded by the coding sequence ATGTCCGCCGCCCGCGATCCCCGCCCGCTCACCGGCGAGCCGCTCGCGCTCGACCTGCTCAACACGCGGTGGATGAGCGAGGGAACCCTCCAGGACCTCCTCACCGACGTCGACGGGCTCGCCGTGTGGCTCGCCTCGGCCGGACTCGGCGGCGATCACGTCCCCGACGACCGGATGCTGCGGCACGTCCGGCAGGCCAGGCAGGCGCTGCAAGCAGCGGTGGACGGGTCGCTGGAGGAGGGGGCGCCGCTGGTCGACGCGGTGCTGCAGCACGGGCGGGTCCGGATCGCGCTCACCCCCCAAGGGGCCGTCGAGCACCCCGAGTTGAGCGACCCCGCCTGGGGCCCGGCCTGGCTCGCCGCGCGCGACTACCTGGAGCTGCTCAGGACCGCGCCGGACCGGATCCGGTCGTGCGCCCACGAGTCGTGCGTGCTGCACTTCCTCGACACGTCGAGGAACGGCACCCGGCGCTGGTGCTCGATGGCGACCTGCGGCAACCGCGCGAAGGCGTCCCGCCATTACGCGCGCTCCAAGGACGCGTGA
- a CDS encoding S8 family serine peptidase, producing MTLTPQSAPISGARRVARIAAAAGLVAALSAAGPIPMAFSADAGTTPAASDPGLKSADQKLGSDDADALAEAKADGAKNITLMVATAPGKTEQVAEELDAVKGGLVGLTYDKLGYVRATVPTAKADSAIAAAAKLSSVHGIDVKQDIPLDDPTPSADTAKGAAHKAAKTYPAPSAKTPAENPYNPSFETGAVDFVEDHPKADGRGVTIGILDSGVDLGHPALQKTTTGERKIVDWVTATDPVSDGDATWRRMTTAVSGPSFTFDGRTWTAPAGSYQVNLFREAATAGGDAKGDANRDGDTTDTWGVLYDKAAGTVRVDLNNNQNFADDTPMKPYKDGYQVGYFGTDNPSTDVVERQPFVVEIRKDVVFDAAGNKADYVNIGVIESEHGTHVAGITAAKGLFGGRMNGAAPGAKLVSSRACTWTGGCTNVALTEGMIDLVVNRGVDIVNMSIGGLPALNDGNNARAELYTRLIDTYGVQLVISAGNSGPGANTIGDPGLADKVISVGATISKATWAANYGSQVSKSYAMMPFSSRGPREDGGFTPTLSAPGAAINTTQTWLPGSPVAESGYTLPAGYSMLQGTSMASPQAAGASALLISAAKQKHIALTPATLRTALTSTAEHIKGVQAYEEGAGLIDIVDAWDAIKDGATAHDYTVKAPVDTAIDQLLKTPGYGTGLYDREGGLKAGQKKTYDVTITRTSGSAKALRHELHFHNNAGGTFRILGKDDISLPLNQPVTVKVQAQPKSAGLKSAILVVDDPKTEGLDQQILTTVVVSAPVKYTYTASNTVQRNSTQSYFVTVPAGAKSLEVAIGGLKDKSQTRFIAIHPYGVPVDNTGTPYCYNNYLDGNGCKPDARSYADPQAGVWEIEVESRRTSPLLDNPYKIDVAVYGAVFDPETVTVPEAKVGTPATASWKVTNTLAAIDGKLAGGPLGSSKTARPTIAEGATQTTTVEVPAGAKSLDVAIGNVSDVSADLDLTVYDASGAVVGQSADGDSEEAVSVASPAAGTYTIEVAGYAVPAGSTAYDYQDVFFSSALGTVTVADTPVKLATGASTTVSGSVTALAPAPEGREFFGQVSLVNARGTVAGSGNVKIEKVTP from the coding sequence ATGACCCTCACCCCCCAGAGCGCCCCGATATCGGGCGCGAGACGTGTGGCGCGCATAGCCGCGGCCGCCGGACTGGTCGCCGCACTGTCCGCGGCGGGGCCGATCCCCATGGCCTTCTCCGCCGACGCGGGCACCACACCCGCGGCATCGGACCCGGGCCTGAAGTCCGCCGACCAGAAGCTCGGTTCGGACGACGCCGACGCGCTCGCCGAGGCCAAGGCCGACGGCGCCAAGAACATCACGCTGATGGTCGCCACCGCCCCCGGGAAGACCGAGCAGGTCGCCGAGGAGCTGGACGCGGTCAAGGGCGGCCTGGTGGGCCTCACCTACGACAAGCTCGGTTACGTCCGGGCCACCGTCCCCACCGCGAAGGCGGACTCGGCCATCGCCGCCGCCGCGAAGCTCTCCTCCGTGCACGGCATCGACGTCAAGCAGGACATCCCGCTGGACGACCCGACGCCGAGCGCCGACACCGCCAAGGGCGCCGCGCACAAGGCCGCGAAGACCTACCCGGCGCCGAGCGCGAAGACCCCCGCCGAGAACCCGTACAACCCGTCCTTCGAGACGGGCGCCGTCGACTTCGTGGAGGACCACCCGAAGGCGGACGGCCGCGGTGTCACGATCGGCATCCTGGACTCCGGCGTGGACCTCGGCCACCCGGCGCTGCAGAAGACCACCACCGGTGAGCGCAAGATCGTCGACTGGGTGACCGCGACCGACCCGGTCTCCGACGGCGACGCCACCTGGCGGCGCATGACCACCGCGGTCTCCGGCCCGAGCTTCACCTTCGACGGCCGCACCTGGACGGCGCCCGCCGGGTCGTACCAGGTCAACCTGTTCCGTGAGGCCGCGACCGCGGGCGGCGACGCCAAGGGCGACGCGAACCGCGACGGGGACACCACCGACACCTGGGGCGTGCTGTACGACAAGGCCGCCGGGACCGTCCGGGTCGACCTGAACAACAACCAGAACTTCGCCGACGACACCCCGATGAAGCCGTACAAGGACGGCTACCAGGTCGGGTACTTCGGCACCGACAACCCGTCGACCGACGTCGTCGAGCGCCAGCCGTTCGTCGTCGAGATCCGCAAGGACGTCGTCTTCGACGCCGCGGGCAACAAGGCCGACTACGTCAACATCGGTGTCATCGAGTCCGAGCACGGCACCCACGTGGCCGGCATCACCGCCGCCAAGGGCCTGTTCGGCGGCCGGATGAACGGCGCGGCCCCGGGTGCGAAGCTCGTCTCCTCCCGCGCCTGCACCTGGACCGGCGGCTGCACCAACGTGGCGCTGACCGAGGGCATGATCGACCTCGTCGTCAACCGCGGCGTCGACATCGTCAACATGTCGATCGGCGGCCTGCCGGCGCTCAACGACGGCAACAACGCGCGCGCCGAGCTCTACACGCGCCTCATCGACACCTACGGCGTCCAGCTGGTGATCTCCGCGGGCAACTCCGGCCCCGGCGCGAACACCATCGGCGACCCGGGCCTGGCCGACAAGGTCATCTCGGTGGGCGCGACCATCTCCAAGGCGACCTGGGCCGCCAACTACGGCTCGCAGGTGAGCAAGTCGTACGCGATGATGCCGTTCTCCTCGCGCGGCCCGCGTGAGGACGGCGGCTTCACGCCGACCCTGTCCGCCCCCGGTGCGGCCATCAACACCACCCAGACCTGGCTGCCGGGCTCCCCGGTCGCCGAGTCGGGCTACACGCTGCCGGCCGGCTACTCGATGCTCCAGGGCACCTCGATGGCCTCCCCGCAGGCCGCGGGCGCCTCCGCGCTGCTCATCTCGGCCGCCAAGCAGAAGCACATCGCGCTGACGCCGGCCACCCTGCGCACCGCCCTGACCTCGACCGCCGAGCACATCAAGGGTGTGCAGGCGTACGAGGAGGGCGCGGGCCTCATCGACATCGTGGACGCCTGGGACGCCATCAAGGACGGCGCCACCGCCCACGACTACACCGTGAAGGCCCCGGTCGACACCGCGATCGACCAGCTGCTGAAGACCCCGGGCTACGGCACCGGTCTCTACGACCGCGAGGGCGGCCTGAAGGCCGGTCAGAAGAAGACGTACGACGTCACCATCACCCGTACGTCCGGCTCGGCCAAGGCGCTCCGCCACGAGCTGCACTTCCACAACAACGCCGGTGGCACCTTCCGGATCCTCGGCAAGGACGACATCAGCCTCCCGCTGAACCAGCCGGTGACCGTCAAGGTCCAGGCGCAGCCGAAGTCCGCGGGTCTCAAGAGCGCGATCCTGGTCGTCGACGACCCGAAGACCGAGGGCCTCGACCAGCAGATCCTCACCACGGTCGTGGTCTCGGCGCCGGTGAAGTACACCTACACCGCGTCGAACACCGTGCAGCGCAACAGCACCCAGTCGTACTTCGTGACCGTGCCCGCGGGCGCCAAGTCGCTGGAGGTCGCGATCGGCGGGCTCAAGGACAAGAGCCAGACCCGCTTCATCGCCATCCACCCCTACGGCGTCCCGGTCGACAACACCGGCACCCCGTACTGCTACAACAACTACCTCGACGGCAACGGCTGCAAGCCCGACGCCCGTTCCTACGCCGACCCGCAGGCCGGTGTCTGGGAGATCGAGGTCGAGTCGCGCCGCACCTCGCCGCTGCTCGACAACCCGTACAAGATCGACGTCGCCGTCTACGGCGCGGTCTTCGACCCGGAGACCGTGACCGTCCCCGAGGCCAAGGTCGGCACCCCGGCCACCGCCTCCTGGAAGGTGACCAACACCCTCGCCGCGATCGACGGCAAGCTGGCCGGCGGCCCGCTCGGCTCGTCCAAGACGGCCCGCCCGACCATCGCCGAGGGCGCCACCCAGACCACCACGGTCGAGGTGCCGGCCGGCGCGAAGTCGCTCGACGTCGCCATCGGCAACGTCTCCGACGTCTCCGCCGACCTGGACCTGACGGTCTACGACGCCTCGGGCGCCGTGGTCGGCCAGTCCGCCGACGGTGACAGCGAGGAGGCCGTCTCGGTCGCCTCGCCCGCCGCCGGTACCTACACCATCGAGGTCGCCGGCTACGCGGTCCCGGCCGGCTCCACGGCGTACGACTACCAGGACGTGTTCTTCTCCAGCGCCCTGGGCACCGTCACCGTCGCCGACACCCCGGTCAAGCTCGCCACCGGTGCCTCGACGACCGTCTCCGGCAGCGTCACCGCCCTGGCGCCCGCCCCGGAGGGCCGTGAGTTCTTCGGCCAGGTCAGCCTCGTCAACGCGCGCGGCACCGTCGCCGGCAGCGGCAACGTGAAGATCGAGAAGGTCACGCCGTAA
- a CDS encoding sigma-70 family RNA polymerase sigma factor, translating into MSVLRRIARRTQGDDPLDTAQERRVRAVLALGGVPQADLPDGVQQVRLRLLERAAKGYEAPRDVSAWAAVVASNLAMDWHRAKKRQERLGERLASLRQHEHPSGEDTSVLSLAVAQGLDELPDQQRQVLVLRFFADLPVRSIAQELGVPEGTVKSRLHTAVRALRARLHEDEVV; encoded by the coding sequence GTGTCCGTGCTGCGCAGAATCGCCCGCCGAACCCAGGGGGACGACCCCCTGGACACGGCGCAGGAACGCCGGGTGCGGGCCGTGCTCGCCCTGGGCGGGGTGCCGCAGGCGGACCTGCCGGACGGGGTGCAGCAGGTCCGCCTGCGGTTGCTGGAGCGGGCGGCCAAGGGGTACGAGGCGCCACGGGACGTGTCCGCGTGGGCCGCGGTCGTGGCCTCCAACCTCGCCATGGACTGGCACCGGGCCAAGAAGCGCCAGGAGCGGCTGGGGGAGCGGCTGGCCTCGCTGCGCCAGCACGAGCACCCCTCGGGGGAGGACACCAGCGTGCTCTCCCTCGCCGTCGCCCAGGGCCTGGACGAGCTGCCCGACCAGCAGCGCCAGGTCCTCGTGCTGCGGTTCTTCGCCGATCTGCCGGTGCGCTCGATCGCTCAGGAGCTGGGCGTCCCCGAGGGCACGGTCAAGAGCCGCCTGCACACGGCGGTCCGGGCCCTGCGCGCCCGCCTGCACGAGGACGAGGTGGTGTGA
- a CDS encoding aspartate-semialdehyde dehydrogenase: MRVGIVGATGQVGTVMRGILKERNFPVTELRLFASARSAGSVLDGVTVEDAATADYTGLDIVLFSAGGATSKALAEKVASQGAVVIDNSSAWRKDPEVPLVVSEVNPHAIADRPKGIIANPNCTTMAAMPVLKVLDTEAGLETLIATTYQAVSGSGLAGVAELHGQVQKVAADADKLTHDGGAVDFPEPQVYKRPIAFNVLPFAGNLVEDGLNETDEEQKLRNESRKILELPELKVSGTCVRVPVFSGHSLQVNARFARPISPERATEILAGAPGVTLSDIPTPLQAAGQDASFVGRIRRDETVDNGLALFISNDNLRKGAALNAVQIAELVAAELKD, encoded by the coding sequence GTGAGGGTCGGAATCGTCGGAGCCACCGGTCAGGTCGGCACGGTCATGCGCGGGATCCTCAAGGAGCGCAACTTCCCGGTCACGGAGCTGCGCCTGTTCGCCTCGGCGCGTTCGGCGGGCTCGGTCCTCGACGGTGTGACGGTGGAGGACGCGGCGACGGCGGACTACACCGGCCTGGACATCGTGCTGTTCTCCGCGGGCGGGGCCACGTCCAAGGCGCTGGCCGAGAAGGTCGCCTCGCAGGGCGCGGTCGTGATCGACAACTCCTCCGCCTGGCGCAAGGACCCCGAGGTCCCGCTGGTCGTCTCCGAGGTCAACCCGCACGCCATCGCGGACCGCCCCAAGGGCATCATCGCCAACCCGAACTGCACCACCATGGCCGCGATGCCGGTCCTGAAGGTGCTGGACACCGAGGCGGGCCTCGAGACGCTGATCGCCACCACCTACCAGGCGGTGTCCGGCTCCGGCCTCGCGGGCGTGGCGGAACTGCACGGCCAGGTGCAGAAGGTCGCCGCCGACGCGGACAAGCTCACCCACGACGGCGGCGCGGTCGACTTCCCCGAGCCGCAGGTCTACAAGCGCCCCATCGCCTTCAACGTCCTGCCGTTCGCGGGCAACCTCGTCGAGGACGGCCTGAACGAGACCGACGAGGAGCAGAAGCTCCGCAACGAGTCCCGCAAGATCCTGGAGCTCCCCGAGCTGAAGGTCTCCGGCACCTGTGTGCGCGTCCCGGTCTTCTCCGGCCACTCCCTCCAGGTCAACGCCCGCTTCGCCCGCCCGATCTCCCCGGAGCGCGCGACGGAGATCCTGGCGGGCGCCCCCGGCGTGACCCTCTCGGACATCCCGACCCCCCTCCAGGCCGCGGGCCAGGACGCCTCCTTCGTCGGCCGCATCCGCCGCGACGAGACGGTCGACAACGGCCTCGCCCTGTTCATCTCCAACGACAACCTCCGCAAGGGCGCCGCGCTGAACGCGGTCCAGATCGCGGAGCTGGTGGCGGCGGAGCTCAAGGACTGA
- a CDS encoding DUF1203 domain-containing protein, which produces MTTYTALPVEPLVLKELRVADDAGRAPSPFTDEEGGAPLRCCLRRSGAGERIALVSYAPLRRWAAETGARPGAYDEQGPVFVHAEECAGPSGDGHPFTGAHRTVRRYSADGHILGGQLVDAVDDEVLRNAFDDPSVALVHVRAVEYGCFLYEVRRP; this is translated from the coding sequence ATGACGACCTACACCGCACTGCCCGTCGAACCCCTGGTCCTCAAGGAACTCCGCGTCGCCGACGACGCGGGCCGCGCACCGTCCCCGTTCACGGACGAGGAGGGCGGGGCGCCCCTGAGGTGCTGTCTGCGCCGCAGCGGGGCCGGTGAGCGGATCGCGCTCGTCTCCTACGCCCCCCTGCGCCGCTGGGCGGCCGAGACGGGCGCGCGCCCGGGGGCGTACGACGAACAGGGCCCCGTCTTCGTCCACGCCGAGGAGTGCGCGGGGCCGTCCGGGGACGGCCACCCCTTCACGGGCGCCCACCGGACCGTGCGCCGCTACTCGGCCGACGGGCACATCCTGGGCGGACAACTGGTCGACGCCGTCGACGACGAGGTCCTGCGCAACGCGTTCGACGACCCGTCCGTGGCGCTCGTCCACGTCCGGGCCGTCGAGTACGGCTGTTTCCTCTACGAGGTGCGCAGGCCATAG